The Shewanella zhangzhouensis genome has a window encoding:
- a CDS encoding diacylglycerol kinase, with protein MKPANNHGIRRVIRATGFSFKGLKSAWVHEAAFRQELILACVMVPLALWLDVSTVEKLLMIMAVFIVLITELLNSAIEAVVDRIGDEIHPLSGQAKDIASAAVFMSLALCTLVWAFILLPLLW; from the coding sequence ATGAAACCAGCCAATAACCATGGCATCAGGCGCGTTATTCGTGCGACCGGATTTTCTTTTAAAGGCTTAAAGTCAGCCTGGGTTCACGAAGCGGCCTTTCGGCAGGAACTGATCCTCGCATGCGTGATGGTGCCGTTGGCACTGTGGCTGGATGTGAGTACGGTTGAAAAATTACTGATGATCATGGCGGTGTTCATTGTGCTCATCACCGAACTGCTGAACTCTGCCATAGAAGCGGTTGTGGACCGTATCGGGGATGAAATCCACCCCCTCTCGGGTCAAGCCAAGGACATAGCGTCGGCAGCCGTGTTTATGAGTCTTGCGCTCTGCACCCTGGTGTGGGCCTTTATCCTGCTGCCGCTGCTCTGGTAA
- a CDS encoding DNA ligase, giving the protein MKPGFWLKGMLRLVNSEGNDMALTVALRIIQGVCGVVLLLSFLALVPSFAHSAVVVTALPAPSNTATVANQPNGSAPLAGSLQLASSKALPPESELPRYLVSEKLDGVRARWTGQTLVTRSGNLIAAPVWFTAALPEDVLLDGELWAGRGRFEWLSGLVRSRGRDDDWYQVQLMVFDTPQPGLGFAERYKWLKARLTDKNTPLKLLEQRRFQHLSELNAYFQAVIKKGGEGLMLHREDAVYIDGRNPLLIKLKPLNDTEGQVIGYRPGKGQFEGMMGALQLRLVDGREFFLGSGFSLEERRHPPAVGDWVTFQYHGLTDKGLPKGARFLRVRPME; this is encoded by the coding sequence ATGAAACCTGGGTTTTGGTTAAAGGGCATGTTGCGCCTGGTAAATTCTGAAGGCAATGATATGGCGCTCACTGTTGCCTTAAGGATAATACAGGGTGTCTGCGGTGTTGTGCTCTTACTTTCCTTTCTGGCGCTGGTACCTTCGTTTGCTCACTCAGCCGTGGTAGTTACGGCCCTTCCTGCTCCCTCAAATACAGCAACAGTTGCAAACCAGCCAAACGGTTCGGCGCCTCTTGCGGGCTCACTGCAGCTCGCGTCCAGTAAGGCTTTACCCCCGGAGTCCGAGTTGCCTCGATATCTGGTGAGCGAAAAACTGGATGGTGTCAGGGCTCGCTGGACCGGCCAAACGCTGGTCACCCGCTCTGGCAATTTAATCGCAGCGCCCGTCTGGTTTACTGCAGCCTTGCCGGAAGATGTTCTCCTCGATGGCGAGTTGTGGGCCGGCAGAGGCCGTTTTGAGTGGTTGAGTGGATTGGTGCGTTCACGCGGTCGTGATGATGATTGGTATCAGGTGCAGTTGATGGTGTTTGACACACCCCAACCCGGGCTCGGATTTGCAGAACGTTACAAGTGGTTGAAAGCTCGACTCACCGATAAAAATACGCCGCTCAAGCTCCTGGAACAAAGGCGTTTCCAACATCTCTCTGAGCTTAACGCCTATTTTCAAGCCGTCATTAAAAAAGGGGGCGAAGGCTTGATGCTGCATCGGGAAGACGCCGTTTACATCGATGGTCGCAATCCACTGCTTATCAAGCTCAAGCCCCTGAATGATACCGAAGGGCAGGTGATTGGTTACCGTCCGGGAAAAGGCCAATTTGAGGGCATGATGGGAGCGTTACAGCTGCGCCTTGTGGATGGCAGAGAGTTTTTCCTGGGCTCTGGTTTCAGTCTCGAAGAGCGTCGTCATCCACCTGCCGTTGGCGATTGGGTCACTTTTCAATATCATGGGCTCACCGATAAAGGGCTTCCCAAGGGCGCGCGATTTCTCCGTGTTCGTCCGATGGAATGA
- a CDS encoding isopenicillin N synthase family dioxygenase — MKLETIDYRSPDAAAQFVQSLRDTGFGVLSNHPIQQSLVEAIYKDWYEFFQSDAKDEFRFNPETQDGFFPADVSETAKGHSVKDIKEYYHVYPWGRIPDSLRANILAYYDHANQLAAELLSWVEAHSPDEVKALFTEPLPNMIDGSQKTLLRVLHYPPMKGDEEPGAIRAAAHEDINLLTVLPAANEPGLQVKAKDGNWLDVPSDFGNIIINIGDMLQEASGGYFPSTSHRVINPEGMDKTKSRISLPLFLHPRPDVVLSERYTADSYLMERLRELGVI, encoded by the coding sequence ATGAAATTGGAAACTATTGATTACCGCTCGCCGGACGCGGCAGCACAATTCGTTCAATCATTGCGGGATACCGGCTTTGGCGTGCTGTCAAACCACCCTATTCAGCAATCTTTGGTCGAAGCCATTTACAAAGATTGGTACGAATTCTTCCAGAGTGATGCCAAGGATGAGTTTCGTTTCAATCCCGAAACCCAGGACGGATTTTTCCCGGCCGATGTGTCGGAAACCGCCAAGGGTCACAGTGTAAAAGACATAAAAGAGTACTACCACGTTTACCCTTGGGGTCGTATCCCTGATAGCCTCAGGGCCAACATTCTCGCCTACTATGACCACGCCAATCAGTTGGCCGCTGAATTGTTGTCCTGGGTTGAAGCTCACAGCCCGGATGAGGTGAAGGCTCTGTTTACCGAGCCACTGCCAAACATGATAGATGGCAGCCAAAAAACCCTGCTGCGTGTGCTGCACTATCCACCCATGAAGGGTGATGAAGAGCCGGGAGCCATCCGCGCCGCGGCCCATGAAGACATCAACCTGCTTACCGTGTTGCCTGCCGCCAATGAACCCGGGCTGCAGGTAAAAGCCAAAGACGGTAACTGGCTGGATGTACCTTCAGATTTTGGTAACATTATCATCAACATCGGCGACATGTTGCAGGAAGCCTCCGGCGGTTACTTCCCATCGACCTCCCATCGGGTAATCAATCCCGAAGGCATGGACAAAACCAAGTCGCGGATTTCCCTGCCACTGTTTTTACACCCTCGCCCTGATGTGGTGCTGTCAGAGCGCTATACCGCCGACAGTTACCTGATGGAGCGTCTGCGCGAGCTTGGCGTCATCTGA
- the hdfR gene encoding HTH-type transcriptional regulator HdfR: MDTDLLKTFLEVSRTRHFGKAAENLYLTRSAVSFRVKQLETILGVELFERQRNNIQPTPAGERMLNHAEAVLTAWERAKQDVSLSRLQSTQLTIGAGPNIWDAFLQGNLQSLHKGLPGVALRTEVLPQNVMTRQLMERTLDMAISFDPPKMEDFEQIRIGVVQLWLVSSIGPLSLSECLKHHYIKVDWGTAFNILHAQEFGDMPLPVLHTSSSRIALDFVLNNGGSAFLPDHMVSPYLERGELYRVEGARSIPRNVYVVYWSQNDRLSQIERAVSFLARESDEGAEELSA; this comes from the coding sequence ATGGACACAGATCTGCTGAAAACCTTTTTGGAAGTTTCACGTACCCGCCATTTCGGAAAAGCTGCCGAAAATCTTTATCTTACCCGAAGCGCAGTCAGCTTCCGGGTGAAGCAGCTCGAAACTATTCTCGGGGTGGAGCTGTTTGAGCGCCAACGGAACAATATTCAGCCAACACCGGCCGGCGAGCGCATGCTGAATCATGCCGAAGCGGTACTCACAGCATGGGAGCGCGCCAAGCAGGACGTGTCGTTAAGTCGATTGCAATCGACACAATTGACCATAGGCGCCGGTCCCAACATCTGGGATGCGTTTTTACAGGGCAACCTGCAATCCCTGCACAAAGGCTTGCCGGGCGTGGCATTACGTACGGAAGTGTTGCCCCAGAATGTGATGACCCGTCAGTTGATGGAGCGCACCCTGGACATGGCAATTTCCTTCGACCCGCCCAAGATGGAAGACTTTGAACAGATCCGTATCGGCGTGGTGCAGTTGTGGCTGGTGTCCAGTATCGGTCCACTCAGTTTGTCGGAGTGTCTTAAGCACCATTACATTAAGGTCGACTGGGGTACGGCTTTCAATATCCTTCACGCACAGGAATTTGGCGACATGCCACTGCCTGTGCTGCACACCAGTTCATCGCGCATCGCCCTGGATTTCGTGCTCAATAATGGCGGCAGTGCGTTTTTGCCGGATCACATGGTGAGCCCGTATCTTGAGCGGGGTGAGTTATATCGGGTGGAAGGCGCACGCTCCATTCCCCGTAACGTGTATGTCGTGTATTGGTCGCAAAATGACAGACTATCGCAAATAGAGCGGGCCGTGAGTTTTCTGGCGCGGGAGTCTGATGAAGGCGCTGAAGAACTCAGCGCCTGA
- a CDS encoding low molecular weight protein-tyrosine-phosphatase, producing the protein MTNTPGSILFVCMGNICRSPSVEAVFRQRAIRAGLDLVIDSAGTIGYHQGEAPDVRSVKAGEARGYDFSGMRARQVKDSDFMHFDLILAADKDNLAELSRRCPAEFSHKLRLILSFGESDVEEVPDPYYGGHAGFERVLDLLEHSSDALIAAIKASEK; encoded by the coding sequence ATGACCAACACACCCGGTTCGATTCTATTTGTATGTATGGGCAATATCTGCCGCTCTCCCAGTGTCGAAGCAGTGTTTCGGCAACGTGCCATCCGCGCAGGACTTGATTTGGTGATTGATTCTGCCGGCACCATAGGCTACCACCAGGGTGAGGCCCCGGACGTCCGCTCGGTAAAAGCTGGTGAAGCTCGGGGTTATGATTTCTCAGGGATGCGGGCCCGGCAAGTGAAGGACAGCGACTTCATGCACTTCGACCTGATTCTTGCCGCAGACAAGGATAACCTTGCTGAGCTAAGTCGCCGCTGTCCTGCTGAATTCAGCCACAAGCTGCGGCTCATATTAAGCTTTGGCGAGTCAGACGTTGAGGAAGTTCCCGACCCCTACTACGGCGGGCACGCAGGGTTTGAGCGAGTACTGGACCTGCTGGAACACAGCAGCGATGCCTTGATAGCTGCCATCAAGGCGTCGGAAAAGTAA
- a CDS encoding bifunctional methionine sulfoxide reductase B/A protein — translation MRTLNEFERYVIEDKGTERPFSGEYYLHNAEGVYCCRKCDAPLYLSEHKFHAHCGWPAFDDEIPGAVARHTDADGRRVEIVCASCGGHLGHVFEGEYLTEKNLRHCVNSVSMVFKSREEMEMGQETMSVNRPAANAYATFGAGCFWCVEAIFLALKGVVSVKPGYAGGRAADANYQRVCDGDTGHAEVVHIEYQPEEVSFETLLEVFFQSHDPTTLNRQGNDVGTQYRSAIFAHNEQQAEAATKAIDALTEEGAFDSPIVTEVVAFDEFYPAEDYHHDYFARNGEQRYCALVVKPKVEKFKKAFASLLK, via the coding sequence ATGAGAACGCTGAACGAATTTGAACGTTACGTAATCGAAGATAAGGGGACAGAGCGCCCCTTCAGTGGCGAGTATTATCTGCATAATGCCGAAGGCGTTTACTGTTGCAGGAAATGCGATGCGCCGCTGTATTTGTCAGAACACAAGTTCCATGCCCATTGCGGCTGGCCCGCCTTTGATGATGAAATTCCCGGCGCTGTGGCAAGGCATACAGATGCAGACGGTCGCAGGGTGGAAATAGTCTGTGCATCCTGTGGCGGCCATTTGGGGCATGTGTTTGAGGGCGAGTATCTTACCGAGAAAAACCTGAGACACTGCGTTAACTCGGTGTCCATGGTGTTCAAGAGCCGGGAAGAGATGGAAATGGGACAGGAAACCATGAGTGTGAATCGCCCCGCTGCGAATGCCTATGCCACCTTTGGTGCCGGTTGTTTTTGGTGTGTTGAAGCCATCTTTTTGGCATTGAAAGGCGTTGTCAGCGTCAAACCCGGCTACGCAGGTGGCCGTGCTGCCGATGCCAATTACCAAAGAGTGTGCGACGGTGATACCGGTCATGCGGAAGTCGTCCATATAGAGTATCAGCCTGAAGAAGTGAGTTTTGAGACTCTGCTGGAGGTCTTCTTTCAAAGCCACGATCCCACCACCCTTAACCGTCAGGGTAATGATGTGGGAACCCAGTATCGTTCGGCGATATTTGCCCATAACGAACAGCAGGCCGAGGCGGCAACCAAGGCGATAGATGCATTGACCGAGGAGGGGGCGTTCGACAGCCCCATAGTGACCGAAGTGGTGGCCTTTGATGAGTTCTACCCCGCCGAAGACTATCACCATGACTATTTTGCCCGTAACGGCGAGCAGAGGTACTGTGCCCTGGTGGTAAAACCCAAGGTCGAAAAATTCAAAAAGGCCTTTGCCTCACTGCTGAAATAG
- the ylqF gene encoding ribosome biogenesis GTPase YlqF, translating to MAIQWYPGHMHKAQKEIAEAMPQVDLVIEVLDARIPYSSENPMVAKLRGDKPCIKLLNKCDLADPATTEAWIAHLEKEQGVKAMAVTTLQPGHLKTVIPELVRKLVPERDRADKDIRTMIMGIPNVGKSTIINTLAGRVIAKTGNEPAVTKAQQRINLKNGIVLSDTPGILWPKVDNEASSYRLAVTGAIKDTAMEYEDVALFAAAFFRDAYPAELKERYKLDELSDDDVALLEDIGRKRGALRSGGYVDLHKAAELLLHEFRSGKLGLLSLETPEMAEIEKAEVERILAEKEALRQEKLAAEKLRRSGKRHNN from the coding sequence ATGGCGATTCAATGGTATCCGGGACACATGCACAAGGCACAAAAGGAAATTGCCGAAGCCATGCCCCAGGTCGATTTGGTAATAGAGGTACTGGATGCCCGCATTCCCTATTCCAGCGAAAACCCCATGGTTGCCAAACTTCGCGGTGACAAGCCCTGTATTAAGCTGCTGAACAAATGCGATCTTGCCGATCCGGCCACCACAGAGGCCTGGATAGCACACCTTGAAAAAGAACAAGGGGTGAAGGCCATGGCCGTCACCACCTTGCAGCCCGGTCATCTGAAAACGGTTATTCCTGAGCTTGTGCGCAAGCTGGTGCCCGAGCGTGACCGCGCCGATAAAGACATACGCACCATGATTATGGGGATCCCCAACGTGGGAAAATCCACCATCATCAATACCCTGGCTGGACGGGTGATTGCCAAAACAGGTAACGAGCCTGCTGTCACCAAGGCGCAGCAGCGCATTAACCTCAAAAATGGTATTGTACTGTCGGATACGCCGGGCATTCTGTGGCCCAAGGTGGACAACGAGGCCAGCAGCTATCGTCTGGCTGTGACCGGCGCCATCAAAGACACCGCCATGGAATATGAAGATGTTGCGCTCTTCGCCGCGGCCTTTTTCCGTGACGCTTATCCGGCCGAGCTGAAAGAACGTTATAAGCTCGATGAACTGTCCGATGACGATGTGGCATTGCTCGAAGACATTGGGCGCAAACGGGGAGCGCTGCGAAGCGGAGGTTATGTAGACCTGCACAAAGCCGCCGAACTGCTGCTGCACGAATTCCGGAGTGGCAAACTGGGGCTGCTGAGTCTCGAGACCCCCGAAATGGCCGAAATCGAAAAGGCCGAAGTGGAGCGGATCCTCGCAGAGAAAGAAGCCCTGCGTCAGGAGAAACTGGCGGCCGAAAAGCTGCGCCGCTCTGGTAAGCGCCATAACAACTAA
- a CDS encoding SulP family inorganic anion transporter, whose product MFELIRHKTASHKADLLSGLTVALALVPEAVAFAFVAGVEPMVGLYAAFIMGLVTAVIGGRPGMISGATGAMAVVMVALVATHGVQYLFAAVVLAGLLQVAAGILKLGKFIRIVPYPVMIGFVNGLAIVIFLAQLGQFKVPGDNGELTWLSGEGLYLMLGLVALTMAIIHFLPKITTAIPSSLAAILTVTGLVVLFELDTRTVVDFLKTMSGDDNATIAGNLPTFAIPQVPFTWETLQIILPYSVILAAVGLIESLLTLTVLDEMTGTRGRGNKECVGQGVGNITSGFFGAMGGCAMIGQSMININSGGRGRLSGITAALALLAFILFGAAFIEIIPLAALVGVMFMVVLGTFEWASFKVMRKVPKHDAFVIVLVTTVTVFTDLAVAVFVGVIVSALVFAWEHAKHISARTVINANGSKVYQLSGPLFFGSVSHFLELFDAANDPKDVIVDFGQSRVADHSALDAIDTLAERYNALGKTLHLVHLSEDCKALLAKAGDLVEVNLMEDPHYRVADDKLD is encoded by the coding sequence ATGTTTGAGTTAATTCGCCATAAAACCGCCAGCCATAAGGCGGACCTCCTGTCTGGCCTGACCGTGGCACTGGCCCTGGTGCCGGAAGCCGTTGCCTTTGCCTTTGTGGCCGGGGTTGAGCCCATGGTTGGCCTCTATGCCGCCTTTATTATGGGGCTGGTGACTGCCGTGATTGGTGGCCGACCCGGCATGATTTCAGGCGCAACAGGCGCCATGGCCGTGGTGATGGTGGCGCTGGTTGCCACCCACGGAGTGCAGTATCTGTTTGCCGCTGTGGTGCTGGCCGGTTTGCTGCAGGTTGCCGCAGGGATATTAAAGCTGGGGAAATTTATCCGCATCGTGCCCTATCCCGTGATGATTGGCTTTGTGAATGGTTTGGCGATTGTGATTTTCCTGGCGCAGCTGGGGCAATTCAAGGTGCCCGGCGACAATGGCGAGCTGACCTGGCTTTCTGGTGAAGGTCTTTACCTGATGCTGGGTCTGGTGGCGCTCACCATGGCTATTATTCATTTCCTGCCCAAAATCACCACCGCCATTCCATCCTCACTGGCAGCTATTCTGACCGTGACAGGTCTGGTGGTTCTTTTTGAGCTCGATACCCGCACCGTGGTCGATTTCCTTAAAACCATGAGTGGCGATGACAATGCCACTATCGCAGGTAACCTGCCGACCTTCGCCATTCCCCAAGTACCCTTTACCTGGGAAACCCTGCAAATCATCCTGCCCTACTCTGTTATTCTGGCCGCTGTCGGCCTGATTGAGTCGCTGCTGACCCTGACAGTGCTTGATGAAATGACAGGCACCCGTGGCCGCGGCAACAAAGAATGTGTCGGTCAGGGCGTGGGTAACATCACCAGCGGCTTTTTCGGTGCCATGGGCGGCTGTGCCATGATTGGTCAGTCGATGATTAACATCAACTCCGGTGGTCGTGGCCGCCTGTCGGGGATCACCGCTGCGCTGGCGCTGCTGGCCTTTATCCTGTTTGGCGCAGCCTTTATTGAAATCATCCCACTGGCGGCACTGGTCGGTGTGATGTTTATGGTAGTGCTTGGCACTTTCGAGTGGGCGAGCTTTAAAGTGATGCGCAAGGTGCCAAAGCACGATGCGTTTGTGATTGTGCTGGTGACCACTGTGACCGTGTTTACCGATTTGGCGGTAGCCGTATTTGTGGGTGTGATTGTTTCTGCGCTGGTATTTGCCTGGGAACACGCCAAGCACATCAGCGCCCGAACGGTTATCAATGCCAACGGCAGTAAGGTGTATCAACTTAGCGGCCCGCTGTTTTTTGGTTCAGTGTCTCACTTCCTTGAGCTTTTCGATGCCGCCAACGATCCCAAAGACGTGATCGTGGACTTTGGTCAGTCACGGGTTGCCGATCACTCCGCACTGGATGCCATAGACACCCTGGCCGAGCGTTACAATGCTCTGGGCAAGACCCTGCATCTGGTGCACCTCAGCGAAGACTGCAAGGCACTTCTTGCCAAGGCTGGAGACCTGGTGGAAGTGAATCTGATGGAAGACCCCCACTACCGGGTGGCCGACGACAAGCTGGATTGA
- a CDS encoding DUF413 domain-containing protein: MSEQLVASKIYQGMPESAPMSFLSQRRFYDDANFPKGFRRSGDFTNKEAELLECHGLAMKALADGTRLPSTDEEAQFVDVVRGNKSASSILEQIWLKYCKLAQGKPFYAVVGTVHAPAVAPEAEIELDDIDDDEVSDDEEPEDTP; encoded by the coding sequence ATGTCAGAACAGTTAGTTGCCAGTAAAATCTATCAGGGTATGCCCGAATCCGCCCCGATGAGCTTTCTGAGTCAAAGGCGCTTTTATGACGATGCCAATTTCCCCAAGGGGTTTCGCCGCAGTGGAGACTTTACCAACAAAGAAGCCGAATTGTTGGAATGTCATGGTCTGGCGATGAAGGCGCTCGCCGATGGCACTCGCCTGCCTTCGACTGATGAAGAAGCGCAATTTGTCGATGTTGTGCGCGGGAACAAGTCCGCCAGTAGCATACTTGAACAGATCTGGTTAAAGTATTGCAAGCTGGCTCAGGGTAAGCCTTTCTACGCGGTCGTTGGCACAGTCCACGCCCCCGCAGTGGCACCTGAGGCTGAAATTGAACTCGATGATATCGACGATGACGAGGTTTCTGATGACGAGGAACCCGAGGACACACCATGA
- a CDS encoding ATP-grasp domain-containing protein gives MRGWILYKETATQLKPELYEIQRLLDAAKADNIDLQVYAPDEFDLTVTREDNKSILLNGQPVELPDFIIPRMGSGTTYFALAIIRHLERLGVYSLNSSRAIETVKDKLFSQQLLAEKNLPTPKTMLVKFPVDIELVQSHLGFPVVIKTLSGSQGSGVFLSHKPREFDDLMQLIEATNKNANIILQEFIANSHGRDLRVFTIGGRVVGCFERRAAEDSFKANVSAGGAALPFEVTPEIEWLATQTANILDLDVAGIDLLFDNGHYKICEANSSPGFEGLESCLNVDIASQILHFIRIRLGMFNKEDQASI, from the coding sequence ATGCGCGGCTGGATTTTATACAAAGAAACCGCGACTCAGCTCAAACCCGAACTGTACGAAATTCAACGTCTGTTGGACGCCGCCAAGGCGGACAACATAGATCTTCAGGTCTATGCTCCGGACGAGTTTGATTTGACCGTTACCCGGGAAGACAACAAGAGTATTTTGCTTAATGGGCAGCCAGTTGAGCTGCCCGATTTTATTATCCCCCGCATGGGTTCAGGCACCACCTATTTTGCGCTGGCGATAATTCGCCACCTGGAGCGCTTGGGGGTATACAGTCTCAACTCATCACGGGCTATCGAGACCGTAAAAGATAAACTCTTTTCACAGCAGCTATTGGCGGAAAAAAATCTGCCAACCCCCAAAACCATGTTGGTGAAGTTCCCGGTGGATATCGAACTGGTGCAAAGCCATTTGGGCTTTCCGGTGGTGATAAAGACCTTGTCGGGCTCTCAGGGCAGTGGTGTGTTTTTGTCACACAAACCAAGGGAGTTTGACGACCTGATGCAGTTGATTGAGGCCACCAATAAAAATGCCAACATCATACTGCAGGAGTTTATTGCCAACAGTCATGGCCGGGATCTGCGGGTCTTTACCATTGGCGGGCGAGTCGTGGGCTGTTTTGAGCGGCGCGCAGCAGAAGACAGCTTCAAAGCCAACGTCAGTGCCGGTGGTGCCGCGCTCCCCTTCGAGGTGACCCCAGAAATTGAATGGCTGGCCACCCAAACTGCTAACATTCTTGACCTCGACGTTGCCGGAATCGACCTCTTGTTCGACAACGGTCACTACAAAATATGTGAAGCCAACTCCTCTCCGGGATTTGAAGGGCTGGAGTCCTGTCTCAACGTGGATATCGCATCACAGATCCTCCACTTTATTCGCATCCGGCTTGGGATGTTCAATAAAGAAGACCAAGCCTCAATATGA